Proteins encoded by one window of Paenibacillus sp. DCT19:
- a CDS encoding helix-turn-helix transcriptional regulator: protein MNIKILRDYITDHPIELTMFIELSIILAEMVQREHEQNRIIGYLSPDHISVQWQGKTAHISWHTESHAAYHSPEQSGRFNLVPSERSDLYALGVILYELLTRQLPFHAENDEDWGTVLTRKVPQPLSDIRPGLDDTLQLILMKLLAKSPMERYQSAYGVLEDLKLYQNMMDNDGAFTPLEVGRLDKIRTLSLSDSWYGRSAEVLQMEAGLEQAFQGMNAFRWVIGKEGTGKTTLVHRLQQNVIQHGGRMIAMEAEPFQQNVRCGSILQVMREWIYQLWSEPVELITRLKAKLQAEFGLEMQVIVSCLPETKLLFDNDAKVSHVSDATKVWERFEELLPDLIRCMAECKPPLVLFMDNLQWVDNGTQDVIRELALSQKAYGLFLIGAYRTEEVITSTEDETKADQEGFLVWLSQRCRANPDEQVTLSPLAYEDVRQLISDALYEKSARIQLLARSVYDQTGGYPGSVRLLLEGWLKENRLNFDEKRRKWVWDSEITRQLSRSEEHLRLLEMSFSNLKEDRKEFLAMAAAIGPVFQLTLLAEVCGISMDRVFRILQEAEAEGFIYREDEAGQEDGRHTTYVFSHEFIHRMAYAFDSERIIQRHRAIGRLLLDRTSNSRDDLSRTAIDHLNLAASVLSEQETKQLIEHNLQAGQEALASARYAKGKHYAENGLHLLATYKVDVPVTLDVGLQLVLAWTEYMGGNSVRAKKLLVDLNQDSDRLSRSERLKIWAPLIRFHALADNETAVQFGMEALGSYGWKLGKKSTLLSIGKEVTRTAILLHRKREKHLLLSDPLDEDYEELCHVMELLFLPLLAHDARSLLELYARFIRYGLHKGVNESLAAMIGAYELIVQRSFPSFVRKTPIAEQVFLQIANTSTFRKKHVFTFLIGMIKQMDSPLESSVVLFNAMRQAMEAGDHDFANPALIFSVMGNHGNVYILNEMLQYFEENMRHVADDKIQDMMRLTSSYATVLQDDSLIDSFVAIPQVPTDSELAQRDEDNYSCGCRLEVAYLSGRYSEALYWSQRGRVNELHLDWMRIRKQRVYETLARAGLYFETNREERKRIRKAIRAQLRLMKSWRGFLDSTSSAYLLIKAEAERIAGNSVSAMQQYTAAIRLARTEKYVLLEAIACERLAVCYQDDMHSRSGAAITMMDACAAYAEWGITFKVTQIRSRDAKLLDPIYKRYEGSVLQDRIQMTQTGTSLPQRNGSKMGEGSKSEEELEHVQRLIDGLAQTNKVDWKVNLLETALRQAGAERGLLLKRHNNEFYIEANRSDWTDQEKGVGMYAESVLRHTTMTAKPLILHDAFQSFWVKDAYIAASKQRSILCMSIDVPGEQASYLLYLENRLMPGVFTKRDVQMMELIATRIIYLKLLGDEAANTTIPSTSESNVSSVVPSLSQPGLTEPLTERETEIITAIAKGLSNREIADLFGIAETTVKTHTSRIYGKLGVKRRGKLSYVPESYN from the coding sequence ATGAACATCAAGATTTTAAGAGACTACATCACAGATCACCCAATAGAGCTTACTATGTTCATTGAACTGTCTATTATACTGGCAGAAATGGTGCAGCGTGAACACGAGCAGAATAGGATCATTGGATACCTTAGCCCTGACCATATCAGCGTGCAGTGGCAGGGGAAAACGGCGCATATATCCTGGCATACGGAAAGTCATGCAGCTTATCATTCTCCAGAGCAATCTGGGCGATTCAATCTTGTGCCGAGTGAACGCAGTGATCTTTACGCATTAGGTGTTATTCTCTACGAGTTGTTGACCAGGCAATTGCCTTTTCATGCTGAAAATGATGAAGACTGGGGTACCGTGCTTACCCGTAAGGTGCCGCAGCCTTTATCCGATATTCGACCGGGATTAGACGATACACTTCAATTGATACTGATGAAATTACTTGCCAAATCACCGATGGAGCGTTATCAGAGTGCATATGGGGTGCTTGAAGATCTGAAGTTGTATCAGAATATGATGGATAACGATGGAGCGTTTACGCCATTGGAAGTGGGACGATTGGATAAAATACGTACGCTTTCCCTATCCGATTCGTGGTATGGACGCAGTGCCGAAGTGTTGCAAATGGAGGCCGGGCTGGAGCAGGCTTTTCAAGGAATGAATGCCTTTCGTTGGGTGATAGGCAAGGAGGGAACGGGCAAAACGACGCTTGTCCATAGACTCCAACAAAACGTCATTCAGCATGGAGGCCGGATGATTGCCATGGAAGCGGAACCATTCCAACAAAACGTGCGGTGTGGGTCGATTCTTCAAGTGATGCGGGAATGGATCTATCAACTGTGGAGTGAGCCAGTTGAACTCATTACACGTCTGAAAGCCAAACTGCAAGCCGAGTTTGGGCTCGAAATGCAGGTGATCGTCTCCTGCTTGCCCGAGACCAAGCTGTTGTTCGACAACGATGCGAAGGTATCGCATGTCTCGGACGCTACGAAGGTCTGGGAACGGTTTGAAGAACTTCTGCCCGACTTGATCCGTTGTATGGCTGAATGCAAGCCACCGCTTGTTCTGTTTATGGACAATCTGCAGTGGGTTGACAATGGAACACAAGACGTCATTCGTGAACTTGCATTATCACAAAAAGCGTATGGATTATTCCTAATCGGGGCTTATCGTACGGAGGAAGTGATCACTTCCACTGAGGATGAAACGAAAGCTGATCAAGAGGGATTTCTGGTTTGGTTAAGCCAAAGATGCCGTGCGAATCCAGATGAACAAGTGACTCTATCGCCGCTGGCTTACGAGGATGTAAGGCAGCTGATCTCTGATGCTCTATATGAGAAATCCGCTCGCATTCAACTTCTGGCACGGTCTGTCTACGATCAGACAGGTGGGTATCCCGGCTCGGTTCGTCTCTTGCTGGAGGGATGGTTAAAGGAGAACAGACTAAACTTTGACGAGAAACGACGTAAGTGGGTATGGGACTCAGAAATAACCCGGCAACTAAGCAGGTCGGAAGAACATCTACGGCTGCTGGAGATGAGTTTCTCCAATCTCAAGGAAGATCGTAAGGAGTTCTTGGCTATGGCGGCTGCAATAGGTCCGGTATTCCAGTTAACACTCTTGGCCGAAGTGTGTGGCATATCAATGGATAGGGTATTCCGTATTCTACAAGAGGCGGAAGCGGAAGGATTTATTTATCGGGAAGACGAAGCAGGGCAAGAAGATGGACGGCATACAACCTATGTGTTCTCCCATGAATTCATTCACCGAATGGCATATGCCTTTGATTCAGAACGTATTATCCAACGACACCGAGCAATTGGACGGTTGCTACTGGATCGCACGTCGAATTCACGCGATGACTTGTCAAGAACAGCGATTGATCATCTGAATTTGGCAGCTTCGGTATTATCAGAGCAAGAAACGAAGCAATTAATAGAGCACAATCTTCAAGCGGGACAAGAGGCGTTGGCATCCGCGCGCTATGCGAAAGGCAAGCATTATGCCGAAAACGGGCTTCATCTGCTTGCAACATACAAAGTGGACGTACCAGTTACACTCGATGTCGGGTTGCAGTTGGTATTAGCATGGACGGAGTATATGGGTGGCAATAGTGTACGGGCGAAAAAACTGCTGGTGGACTTGAACCAAGACAGCGATCGACTGAGCCGATCAGAGCGGCTCAAAATCTGGGCACCTTTAATCCGATTCCATGCACTCGCGGACAATGAGACTGCGGTTCAATTTGGAATGGAGGCGCTAGGCTCCTATGGTTGGAAGCTTGGGAAGAAAAGTACACTGTTGTCTATAGGCAAGGAAGTGACCCGAACCGCGATCCTTTTACATCGAAAGCGGGAGAAGCATCTTCTGCTGTCCGACCCACTCGATGAGGATTATGAAGAATTATGTCATGTAATGGAGCTGTTGTTTCTTCCATTGCTTGCACATGATGCGCGATCGCTTCTGGAATTGTATGCCCGATTTATTCGTTATGGGTTGCATAAAGGGGTGAATGAGTCACTAGCCGCTATGATCGGAGCATACGAGCTGATTGTGCAAAGGTCATTTCCCAGCTTCGTTCGAAAGACTCCGATTGCTGAGCAGGTGTTTCTGCAAATCGCGAACACCTCTACATTCAGGAAAAAGCATGTTTTTACTTTTTTGATCGGAATGATCAAGCAAATGGACAGTCCTTTGGAATCTTCTGTTGTCCTGTTCAATGCGATGCGGCAAGCGATGGAAGCAGGTGATCATGACTTTGCTAATCCTGCCTTAATTTTCAGTGTTATGGGTAATCATGGGAATGTATATATCCTAAATGAAATGCTCCAATACTTTGAGGAGAACATGCGACATGTTGCCGACGACAAGATACAGGACATGATGCGGCTGACGAGTAGTTACGCAACAGTGCTGCAAGACGATTCTCTGATCGACAGTTTTGTTGCTATTCCACAGGTGCCGACTGACAGCGAGCTGGCGCAACGGGACGAGGACAATTATAGCTGCGGTTGTCGGCTCGAGGTAGCGTACCTGTCGGGTAGATATAGCGAAGCTCTGTATTGGTCGCAGCGAGGAAGGGTAAACGAACTGCATTTGGATTGGATGCGAATTCGTAAACAACGTGTTTACGAGACTTTGGCACGGGCTGGATTGTATTTCGAGACGAATAGGGAGGAACGTAAGCGGATTCGGAAGGCCATACGCGCGCAATTGCGATTGATGAAGAGTTGGCGAGGATTCTTGGACAGTACTTCCTCTGCATACTTGCTAATCAAAGCAGAGGCTGAACGGATCGCAGGGAATTCGGTGAGCGCCATGCAACAATATACGGCTGCAATCAGGCTGGCAAGAACCGAGAAATACGTATTGCTGGAAGCCATTGCTTGCGAACGGCTTGCGGTATGTTATCAAGATGATATGCACAGCCGATCCGGAGCGGCAATTACGATGATGGATGCATGTGCGGCATACGCTGAATGGGGAATCACCTTCAAAGTAACTCAGATTAGAAGCAGAGATGCTAAATTGCTGGACCCGATATATAAGCGTTATGAAGGTTCTGTATTACAGGATCGAATCCAAATGACTCAAACCGGCACATCGCTACCTCAACGGAACGGCTCCAAGATGGGTGAAGGCTCGAAGAGCGAAGAAGAACTCGAACATGTGCAACGACTCATCGATGGGTTGGCACAGACGAATAAGGTCGACTGGAAGGTGAATCTCTTGGAAACGGCTTTAAGACAAGCCGGAGCTGAGCGTGGTCTGTTGTTGAAGCGTCATAATAATGAATTCTATATTGAAGCTAACCGTTCTGACTGGACTGATCAGGAAAAAGGAGTCGGCATGTATGCGGAGAGCGTCTTACGTCATACAACGATGACGGCGAAACCGCTAATTCTGCATGATGCGTTTCAGAGTTTTTGGGTGAAGGATGCTTATATCGCAGCAAGTAAACAGAGGTCGATTCTGTGCATGTCCATTGATGTTCCGGGAGAACAAGCTTCCTATCTACTCTACTTGGAAAATCGACTGATGCCGGGTGTGTTCACAAAAAGGGATGTTCAGATGATGGAGCTTATTGCGACACGGATCATTTATCTCAAGCTGCTGGGAGACGAAGCTGCGAATACAACAATCCCAAGTACTTCCGAAAGTAACGTTTCGTCCGTGGTGCCTAGTCTCAGTCAACCGGGGCTGACTGAACCACTGACCGAACGAGAAACGGAAATTATTACAGCGATTGCAAAAGGTTTGTCGAACAGAGAGATTGCCGATCTCTTTGGGATTGCAGAAACGACGGTCAAGACACATACTTCTAGAATATACGGCAAGTTGGGTGTAAAACGGCGGGGCAAGCTGTCCTACGTGCCAGAGAGCTACAATTGA